One Phalacrocorax aristotelis chromosome 11, bGulAri2.1, whole genome shotgun sequence DNA segment encodes these proteins:
- the RAP2C gene encoding ras-related protein Rap-2c, giving the protein MREYKVVVLGSGGVGKSALTVQFVTGTFIEKYDPTIEDFYRKEIEVDSSPSVLEILDTAGTEQFASMRDLYIKNGQGFILVYSLVNQQSFQDIKPMRDQIVRVKRYEKVPLILVGNKVDLESEREVLSAEGRALAQEWGCPFMETSAKSKTMVDELFAEIVRQMNYASLPEKQDQCCTTCIVQ; this is encoded by the exons ATGCGGGAGTACAAggtggtggtgctgggcagcgggggggtggggaagtCCGCCCTGACGGTGCAGTTCGTCACCGGGACCTTCATCGAGAAGTACGACCCCACCATCGAGGACTTCTACCGCAAGGAGATCGAGGTGGACTCGTCCCCCTCGGTGTTGGAGATCCTGGACACGGCGGGCACCGAGCAGTTCGCCTCCATGCGCGATCTCTACATCAAGAACGGGCAGGGCTTCATCCTCGTCTACAGCCTGGTCAACCAGCAGTCCTTCCAG GACATCAAGCCTATGAGGGACCAGATTGTCCGGGTGAAGAGATACGAGAAAGTTCCTCTGATCCTAGTGGGGAATAAAGTGGATCTGGAGTCGGAGAGGGAGGTGTTatctgcagaaggcagagcCCTGGCTCAGGAGTGGGGCTGTCCCTTCATGGAGACATCAGCGAAGAGCAAAACAATGGTGGATGAACTGTTTGCTGAGATCGTCAGGCAAATGAACTATGCCTCCCTGCCTGAAAAACAAGATCAGTGTTGTACAACTTGCATCGTCCAGTga